GTGCGTTGCAGGCTGTAAGGCTTGCGGAATGTCAGTTCGTCGCCGCAACGGGGGCAAAGGCCGCGCTCCGCTCCATGGGCCGGCCGGGAGAGCAGCGCGCACGTTCCGCAGCTCTGCAATCCAGCCTGCATAGCGGTCGAGGCCGTGCGGCTCACCGCGTCGCCTCCGCCAACATGTCGGCCATGCCGGCCGATCGAACGCTGTCTTCCGCCCAGACGACCCGGCGCCATACCTGCTGGCGATCGACGTTCGCCTGCATGGCCGCGAGCACGAAGACGAGCGCACCGAGGAAGTAGAGCGCCGCTCCTGGAATCACCGCCGCATAGTCCGCAATCTTGATCAGGGCCACCAGCACACCGAGCAGCATCACTTCGATCATGCTCCAGGTCACGGTCAGCCGATGGTAGCGCATGAGTATCCCAACCCAGCGGGGCGGGCGAGTCCAGCGGACACCGAGGACAATCGCCAGTGCGAATCCGATCTGCAACGCCGGCGCAACCACCGCGGTCCATAGCACCAGAACCGCTACCGCCGCCTCGCCGCTGTTCCACAGATGATGGACGCCGCCGATTACGGTCGTGGAAGCGGCCCGACCAGCCGCCGAGAGCCCCAACATCGGAGTTGCGTTGGCAACCACGTAGAGCACCGAGGCCGCCAGAGCGAGAGCCAGCATCCGGACGAATGCGTCGGGCCGGTGCCGCCCTATCTCGCCGTAGCAACGCGGGCACCGTACCGAGGCCCAGGCCGTCAGGCTCGGATATCCTTGCAGTAAGTCACAGTGC
The sequence above is a segment of the Candidatus Binatia bacterium genome. Coding sequences within it:
- a CDS encoding paraquat-inducible protein A — encoded protein: MVVRDDGSAGKAGRFFNAPGPDAGIVACPHCDLLQGYPSLTAWASVRCPRCYGEIGRHRPDAFVRMLALALAASVLYVVANATPMLGLSAAGRAASTTVIGGVHHLWNSGEAAVAVLVLWTAVVAPALQIGFALAIVLGVRWTRPPRWVGILMRYHRLTVTWSMIEVMLLGVLVALIKIADYAAVIPGAALYFLGALVFVLAAMQANVDRQQVWRRVVWAEDSVRSAGMADMLAEATR